In Zobellia roscoffensis, the following are encoded in one genomic region:
- a CDS encoding sugar phosphate isomerase/epimerase family protein, with the protein MKIPLTLVVFFFSFLGFSQQKQLEFYQTDWGRQISWDAFCEKTKAAGYDGIETWFPKNEESQTELKVALIKYGLKVGFLNGTNKSLPFEESLKKYTEHFKTLIAWKPAYINCHTGNDFFTFEQNKAFIEAANSIAKENNIPIYHETHRGRFSYNLPDTQNYLSAIPDLKLTLDISHWMVVHESLLQSQNEELEEIINRSHHIHARVGHAEGPQVNNPEAPEWKKAVDRHMNIWETVIRKQWQAKDVFTITTEFGPADYMPTLPYTQLPVADQWKANVYMMKLLKERFDLK; encoded by the coding sequence ATGAAAATACCGTTAACGCTAGTAGTGTTTTTTTTCTCCTTCTTAGGATTTTCCCAACAAAAACAATTAGAATTCTACCAGACCGATTGGGGCAGGCAAATATCATGGGATGCTTTTTGCGAAAAAACAAAGGCTGCTGGTTATGACGGAATTGAAACTTGGTTCCCGAAAAATGAAGAAAGTCAAACCGAATTAAAAGTAGCTCTAATCAAATATGGTTTAAAAGTCGGTTTTCTGAACGGCACTAACAAGTCGCTTCCGTTTGAAGAAAGTTTGAAAAAATACACCGAACATTTTAAAACCCTCATCGCTTGGAAACCTGCTTACATTAATTGTCATACAGGTAACGATTTTTTCACTTTTGAGCAGAACAAAGCCTTTATTGAGGCTGCCAATTCAATTGCAAAAGAGAATAACATACCCATTTACCACGAAACACATCGGGGTCGTTTCAGTTACAACCTGCCCGACACCCAAAACTATCTTTCGGCTATTCCTGACTTAAAACTGACTCTAGACATTAGTCATTGGATGGTTGTTCATGAATCGCTTCTGCAGAGTCAAAATGAAGAATTAGAGGAAATCATAAACCGTTCGCATCATATTCATGCTCGTGTAGGTCATGCCGAAGGCCCACAAGTAAACAACCCGGAAGCACCTGAATGGAAAAAAGCAGTTGACCGCCATATGAATATATGGGAGACAGTAATCCGTAAACAATGGCAAGCCAAAGATGTTTTTACTATTACAACAGAATTTGGTCCAGCGGATTATATGCCGACTTTACCCTACACCCAATTGCCGGTTGCCGACCAATGGAAAGCCAATGTATATATGATGAAGCTTTTAAAAGAACGATTCGACCTAAAATAA
- a CDS encoding DUF1501 domain-containing protein — protein sequence MKDQIERLVQEHLAREAQEKTRRHFIKSCAQGLGGLALSSIFMGCDPISKQNKKSASTFSERDLNPLATLAPHYGPKVKSVIYLHMAGAPSQLEMFDYKPKLHKLDGQDCPQSLLAGKKFAFIKGTPKLMGPQAEFKQEGESGNWVSNFMPHFKKVVDDVAFLKAVHTDQFNHGPAQLFMHTGSARLGRPSIGAWATYGLGSENQNLPGFVVLTSGGNTPDAGKSVWGSGFLPSVYQGVQCRSKGDPVLYLDDPDGVSRDLKKSTIDAITQINKEEYAKYADPEILARINQYEMAYRMQIAVPEVMNINSEPEHIKEMYGVEPGKESFANNCLLARKLVEDGVRFVQLFDWGWDSHGVIRSGSIDKGLRNKCTQIDRPITALIMDLKQRGLLDDTLIVWGGEFGRTPMQENRGNKKMPFKGRDHHGDAFTMWMAGGGIKNGASHGQTDDIGFSGVEGRVSVHDVHATILHLLGFDHEEYTYEFQGRPFRLTDVEGHIIKEILS from the coding sequence ATGAAAGACCAAATTGAAAGACTTGTTCAAGAACACTTGGCTAGAGAAGCGCAGGAAAAGACCCGAAGACACTTTATAAAAAGTTGCGCCCAAGGACTGGGCGGATTAGCACTAAGTTCCATTTTTATGGGATGTGACCCAATATCCAAGCAGAACAAAAAATCAGCTTCCACTTTTTCAGAACGCGACCTTAATCCATTGGCGACTTTAGCACCTCATTATGGGCCAAAAGTTAAATCGGTCATTTATTTGCACATGGCAGGGGCACCCTCGCAACTCGAAATGTTCGACTACAAACCAAAACTTCATAAGTTAGATGGTCAAGATTGTCCGCAGTCGCTATTGGCAGGCAAAAAATTCGCTTTTATAAAAGGAACTCCAAAGTTAATGGGCCCACAAGCGGAGTTTAAACAAGAAGGTGAATCGGGTAATTGGGTATCTAACTTCATGCCTCATTTTAAAAAAGTAGTGGACGACGTAGCTTTTCTAAAAGCAGTGCATACAGATCAGTTCAATCATGGTCCCGCCCAACTTTTTATGCATACCGGTAGTGCCCGATTGGGGCGCCCCAGTATTGGCGCTTGGGCCACCTATGGCCTAGGCTCGGAAAATCAAAACTTACCCGGTTTTGTAGTATTGACCTCTGGTGGAAATACTCCGGATGCCGGAAAAAGTGTTTGGGGAAGTGGCTTTCTACCTTCCGTATACCAAGGTGTGCAATGCCGTTCTAAAGGTGACCCTGTACTTTATCTTGATGACCCAGATGGAGTTTCAAGAGATTTAAAGAAAAGCACTATAGATGCTATCACACAAATTAACAAAGAAGAATACGCCAAATATGCAGACCCAGAAATTCTGGCTAGAATTAACCAATATGAAATGGCATACCGCATGCAAATTGCGGTTCCTGAGGTTATGAATATCAACAGTGAGCCAGAACATATTAAAGAAATGTATGGTGTTGAACCTGGTAAAGAATCATTTGCGAACAACTGTTTACTTGCTAGAAAATTAGTGGAAGACGGAGTTCGTTTTGTGCAGTTATTCGATTGGGGATGGGATAGTCATGGCGTTATCCGCTCGGGATCTATTGACAAGGGACTCCGAAATAAATGTACCCAAATTGATAGGCCGATAACCGCCTTGATTATGGACTTAAAGCAACGCGGACTTCTAGACGACACTCTCATTGTATGGGGTGGTGAATTTGGAAGAACACCTATGCAAGAAAACCGAGGTAATAAAAAAATGCCATTTAAAGGACGAGATCATCACGGTGATGCCTTTACCATGTGGATGGCTGGTGGCGGCATTAAAAATGGGGCCTCCCATGGGCAGACGGATGATATTGGTTTTTCTGGGGTAGAAGGCCGTGTATCCGTTCATGATGTTCATGCTACTATCTTACATCTACTTGGTTTTGACCATGAAGAATACACCTATGAATTTCAAGGAAGACCTTTCCGCTTAACCGATGTAGAAGGCCATATCATCAAAGAAATCTTATCCTGA
- a CDS encoding PSD1 and planctomycete cytochrome C domain-containing protein, with protein sequence MKKNITDNIYWFLFLPLGILLLGACQSSPPVDFSTQIKPILNNKCITCHGGVKKSGGFSLLFKNEAFAKTESGVPAIIPGDAAGSEMIKRLHEEDPELRMPYEKPKLTGEEIDLLTRWIDEGAKWGQHWAYSLPEKVDVPKINMKASLSPGTTSGFIKNEIDHFILSRLNEKELQPNPSAEKNIIARRLSLDIVGIPPSQELLQRFENDQLSYEGLVDTLFNQKTYGEKWATWWLDLARYADSKGYEKDLARTIWRYRDWVIGAFNRDLPYDQFTKEQLAGDLLPDPSPDQLIATAFHRNTMNNDEGGTDDEEYRVATVIDRLNTTFEVWQSTTMGCVQCHSHPYDPFKHEEYYKLMAFFNNSRDEDTPGESPVLKFYSPPQQKSVDRILNWAKKYGDEETFATYKNFLQFTEPVYKSHFYKEINNGSYDDHASVVLWDKGNCIIENGYTNNASFVYLNFRSHYDGTKIIIREKGSGGPIIGEFIINKQKQNTTARFPIKKTERQNDIYIETHNTNSKKEANLMNLYWVAFIPDLPGKDQPEWNSINSNLMEALNWNTPTVPIMVENPNHMKRTTQLFDRGSWMSKTDTVEPGTPESLNVWNTDWPENRLGLAEWIVDKKNPLTARTLVNRVWHQIYGRGLVSTVEDIGSQSDAPSHPAMLDWLSLRFMNEHKWSVKKLIKEIVMAGTYRQSSESTPEMYEIDSENELYARGPRIRLGAEQIRDQALAVAGLLSEKMYGPGVMPPQPDGVWQTVYSDAQWVESKGEDRYRRGVYTFLKRTSPYPSFLTFDAGSREVATIRRTVTNTPLQALVTLNDPVYLETAYHLAKNNRVPNDVEKSIAQSYKNATFKEISPNRLKALKTLYSTSLTEFNKNSEALKLFIQFEEKPTAELSALTIVANAIMNLDEFLTKV encoded by the coding sequence ATGAAAAAGAATATAACGGATAATATCTACTGGTTTCTTTTTCTTCCTTTGGGAATATTGTTATTAGGAGCCTGCCAATCCTCCCCTCCCGTTGATTTCAGCACACAAATAAAACCTATTCTTAACAACAAATGTATTACTTGTCATGGTGGTGTAAAAAAGAGCGGTGGTTTTAGTCTATTATTTAAAAATGAAGCTTTCGCCAAAACAGAATCAGGCGTTCCAGCTATTATTCCTGGAGATGCAGCAGGCAGCGAAATGATAAAAAGACTTCATGAAGAAGACCCTGAATTACGCATGCCTTACGAAAAACCGAAACTAACAGGCGAAGAAATAGACCTCTTGACACGCTGGATAGACGAAGGTGCTAAATGGGGACAACATTGGGCGTACTCGCTTCCTGAAAAAGTAGATGTACCCAAAATTAATATGAAAGCTAGCCTTTCCCCCGGTACTACTTCTGGCTTTATAAAAAATGAGATTGATCATTTTATTCTTTCCCGATTAAATGAAAAGGAACTCCAACCCAATCCATCCGCAGAAAAAAATATAATCGCCAGAAGATTATCTCTGGATATTGTGGGTATTCCACCAAGTCAAGAATTACTACAACGTTTTGAAAATGACCAACTATCCTACGAAGGCTTAGTAGATACTCTCTTTAATCAAAAGACCTACGGAGAAAAATGGGCCACTTGGTGGCTAGACCTAGCGCGCTATGCCGATTCTAAAGGCTACGAGAAAGATTTGGCCCGAACCATTTGGCGGTACCGTGATTGGGTAATCGGTGCTTTTAACCGAGACCTTCCCTATGACCAATTTACAAAAGAGCAATTGGCGGGAGACCTTTTGCCAGACCCGTCGCCTGATCAACTCATAGCGACAGCTTTCCACAGAAATACCATGAACAATGACGAAGGGGGTACCGACGATGAAGAATATCGTGTAGCTACTGTCATAGATCGTTTGAATACAACTTTTGAGGTTTGGCAGAGTACTACAATGGGCTGTGTACAATGCCATAGTCATCCTTATGACCCTTTCAAACATGAGGAATATTATAAGTTGATGGCTTTTTTCAATAATTCAAGGGATGAAGATACCCCAGGTGAATCTCCAGTTTTAAAATTTTACTCGCCCCCACAGCAAAAGAGTGTTGATAGGATTTTGAATTGGGCAAAGAAATATGGTGATGAGGAGACCTTTGCTACCTACAAGAACTTTTTACAATTTACAGAGCCTGTTTATAAATCACACTTTTACAAAGAAATTAATAATGGTTCGTATGATGACCATGCCTCCGTGGTTTTATGGGATAAAGGAAACTGCATCATAGAAAACGGTTATACCAACAATGCCAGTTTTGTCTATCTCAACTTTCGCTCCCACTATGATGGAACAAAAATCATTATCCGCGAAAAAGGTTCTGGAGGGCCTATTATTGGGGAGTTTATCATCAACAAACAAAAGCAAAATACCACGGCACGCTTTCCTATTAAAAAAACAGAACGTCAGAACGATATTTACATAGAAACCCATAATACGAATTCTAAAAAGGAAGCCAACCTTATGAACTTGTACTGGGTTGCCTTCATTCCAGATTTGCCAGGAAAAGACCAGCCAGAGTGGAATAGTATAAATTCTAATCTTATGGAAGCCCTTAATTGGAATACCCCAACTGTACCTATTATGGTTGAGAATCCAAACCATATGAAGCGCACAACGCAACTTTTTGATCGTGGTAGCTGGATGTCCAAAACCGATACTGTAGAGCCGGGCACTCCTGAAAGTCTGAACGTTTGGAATACAGATTGGCCAGAAAACCGCTTAGGCTTGGCCGAATGGATTGTAGATAAGAAAAATCCTTTAACGGCCCGTACTTTAGTTAATAGAGTGTGGCACCAGATTTATGGAAGAGGACTTGTTTCGACTGTTGAAGATATAGGCTCACAATCAGACGCACCATCGCACCCTGCCATGCTCGATTGGTTATCCTTACGCTTTATGAACGAACATAAATGGAGCGTAAAAAAACTGATAAAAGAAATTGTAATGGCAGGCACGTATCGGCAAAGCTCGGAAAGCACTCCCGAAATGTATGAAATTGACTCTGAAAACGAACTCTACGCACGTGGACCTAGAATTCGTTTGGGAGCGGAACAGATAAGGGATCAGGCATTGGCCGTTGCAGGGTTGCTCAGTGAAAAGATGTACGGACCTGGGGTTATGCCACCTCAACCTGATGGCGTTTGGCAAACTGTTTATAGTGATGCCCAGTGGGTAGAAAGTAAAGGAGAAGACCGTTACCGAAGAGGTGTATATACCTTTTTAAAAAGAACAAGCCCCTACCCTTCTTTCTTAACTTTTGATGCGGGTAGTAGAGAAGTGGCCACAATACGGAGAACGGTAACCAACACCCCCCTTCAGGCTTTGGTTACGTTGAACGACCCCGTTTATTTGGAAACTGCTTACCATTTGGCGAAAAATAACCGTGTACCCAATGACGTAGAGAAAAGTATCGCCCAGAGCTATAAAAATGCAACGTTCAAGGAAATAAGTCCGAATCGACTGAAAGCCTTAAAAACACTTTACAGTACTTCATTGACAGAATTCAACAAAAATAGCGAGGCCTTAAAACTATTTATTCAGTTTGAAGAGAAACCGACCGCAGAACTCAGTGCCCTTACCATTGTGGCCAATGCCATTATGAACTTAGATGAATTTTTAACGAAAGTATAG
- the lysS gene encoding lysine--tRNA ligase has product MQLSEQEIIRREKLTKLRELGIDPYPAALYPVDATSKGIKSDYEEGKKVVISGRLMSRRIQGKASFAELQDSEGRIQVYFNRDEICTGEDKSLYNDVYKKLLDIGDIIGIEGELFTTQVGEKTVMVKNFSLLSKSLRPLPLPKKDSEGNVFDEFNDPEMRYRQRYVDLVVNPKVKETFIKRTKITNSIREFYNEAGYLEVETPILQPIPGGASARPFLTHHNALNIPLYLRIANELYLKRLIVGGFDGVYEFSKDFRNEGMDRTHNPEFTVMELYVAYKDYNWMMDTTEKLLEKIALDANGTSKVTVGDNEIEFKAPYARVPILEAIKIHTGKDVAGMGEVELRETAKELGLEVDDTMGVGKLIDEIFGEKCEHHYIQPTFITDYPKEMSPLTKEHRDNPALTERFELMVNGKELANAYSELNDPIDQRERFEEQLKLSEKGDDEAMFIDQDFLRALEYGMPPTSGIGIGIDRLVMLMTNNSSIQEVLFFPQMRPEKKAVELTDEEKAIIALLKPTGEMELADLKTQAGLSGKKWDKSMKALSKHGLTSVVVEGDSKTVQLKQ; this is encoded by the coding sequence ATGCAACTTTCGGAACAAGAAATTATTAGAAGAGAAAAATTGACCAAATTGCGCGAATTGGGCATTGACCCCTACCCCGCTGCATTATACCCTGTTGACGCCACGTCAAAGGGTATTAAATCTGATTACGAAGAAGGTAAAAAAGTGGTCATTTCAGGTAGATTAATGTCCCGAAGAATTCAGGGTAAAGCTTCTTTTGCGGAGTTGCAGGATAGTGAAGGCCGTATTCAAGTTTATTTTAACCGCGATGAAATCTGTACCGGTGAGGACAAAAGTCTTTACAATGATGTGTACAAGAAATTATTGGATATAGGCGATATCATTGGTATTGAAGGAGAATTGTTCACTACTCAAGTGGGCGAAAAAACTGTAATGGTGAAGAACTTTTCGCTTTTAAGCAAATCGTTGCGCCCGTTACCATTACCAAAAAAGGATTCCGAAGGGAATGTTTTTGACGAATTCAACGACCCGGAAATGAGGTACCGCCAGCGCTATGTAGATTTGGTGGTCAACCCTAAAGTAAAAGAAACGTTTATTAAGCGTACCAAGATTACGAACAGTATTCGCGAGTTTTATAATGAAGCTGGTTATTTGGAAGTTGAAACTCCCATTCTTCAACCTATTCCTGGTGGAGCTTCGGCTAGGCCATTTTTGACGCATCACAATGCATTAAACATTCCATTGTATTTAAGAATCGCGAACGAGTTATACCTTAAAAGATTAATTGTAGGCGGATTTGATGGTGTTTATGAATTCTCAAAGGATTTCCGTAACGAAGGAATGGACCGTACCCACAACCCTGAGTTTACCGTAATGGAACTCTATGTAGCCTATAAGGATTACAACTGGATGATGGATACCACCGAAAAGCTGCTTGAGAAAATCGCTCTTGATGCCAACGGAACTTCTAAAGTTACAGTGGGTGATAATGAAATTGAGTTTAAAGCTCCTTATGCCCGTGTTCCTATTTTAGAGGCAATAAAGATTCATACCGGTAAAGACGTTGCCGGAATGGGCGAAGTAGAACTTCGTGAAACTGCAAAAGAACTTGGTCTTGAAGTAGACGATACTATGGGTGTTGGCAAACTGATAGATGAGATTTTTGGCGAAAAATGTGAGCATCATTATATACAACCAACTTTCATAACGGACTACCCAAAAGAGATGAGTCCGCTTACGAAAGAGCATAGAGACAACCCAGCACTTACCGAGCGTTTTGAATTGATGGTAAACGGTAAGGAATTAGCAAACGCCTATTCTGAGCTTAATGACCCTATTGACCAACGCGAGCGTTTTGAAGAACAGCTAAAACTTTCCGAAAAAGGAGATGACGAAGCAATGTTCATTGATCAGGATTTCTTGCGCGCTCTTGAATATGGTATGCCTCCTACATCAGGTATTGGTATTGGTATAGACCGTTTGGTCATGTTAATGACCAACAACTCTTCCATCCAAGAAGTATTGTTCTTCCCGCAAATGAGACCGGAGAAAAAAGCGGTTGAACTTACAGATGAGGAAAAAGCAATCATAGCATTATTGAAACCAACAGGCGAGATGGAACTGGCAGACCTTAAAACCCAAGCCGGGTTAAGCGGCAAGAAATGGGACAAGTCAATGAAAGCTTTATCTAAACACGGATTAACTTCTGTTGTTGTTGAAGGTGATTCTAAAACAGTACAGCTAAAGCAATAA
- a CDS encoding YqaE/Pmp3 family membrane protein, translated as MSFFRVLLAILFPPLAVIGKGCGSFLIVLLLTFCGWVPGVIAALVILNNPN; from the coding sequence ATGAGTTTTTTTCGTGTATTATTGGCTATTCTTTTTCCTCCCCTGGCAGTTATCGGAAAAGGTTGTGGGTCGTTCTTAATTGTTCTACTTTTGACTTTTTGTGGCTGGGTGCCTGGCGTTATTGCTGCATTGGTCATATTGAACAACCCAAATTAG
- the lipB gene encoding lipoyl(octanoyl) transferase LipB, producing the protein MNKKVLVQDLGLKDYKETWDYQEELFKQTVDLKIKNRRGQANEPTPNHFLFVEHPHVYTLGKSGDFANLLINEEELAAKNAKFYKINRGGDITYHGPGQIVGYPILDLDNFFTDIHKYLRFLEEMVILTLAEYGLKAERSEGETGVWLDVGTPFARKICAMGVRASRWVTMHGFALNVNADLGYFDLMIPCGIKDKAVTSLNVELGKQEVDLEEVKGKLQKHFEVLFEAELIKQKTEV; encoded by the coding sequence ATGAACAAAAAAGTGCTTGTACAAGATTTGGGATTGAAAGACTATAAAGAAACTTGGGATTACCAAGAAGAGCTTTTCAAACAAACGGTAGATTTAAAAATAAAGAATCGTAGGGGGCAAGCCAATGAACCCACACCCAATCACTTTTTGTTTGTAGAACACCCTCACGTATATACGCTAGGCAAGAGCGGCGATTTTGCCAATCTTTTAATAAACGAAGAAGAACTTGCTGCTAAAAATGCCAAATTTTATAAGATAAACCGAGGAGGGGATATTACTTATCACGGTCCTGGCCAGATAGTAGGGTATCCCATTTTAGATTTAGATAACTTCTTTACCGATATTCATAAATACCTTCGCTTTTTAGAGGAAATGGTCATTCTTACTTTGGCGGAATATGGGCTAAAAGCGGAACGGTCTGAAGGTGAAACCGGAGTTTGGTTGGATGTGGGCACGCCGTTTGCCAGAAAAATATGCGCTATGGGCGTACGTGCCAGCCGATGGGTAACCATGCACGGTTTTGCTCTGAACGTAAATGCCGATCTGGGGTATTTTGATTTGATGATTCCGTGCGGGATAAAGGATAAGGCCGTTACTTCTTTAAATGTAGAACTAGGAAAGCAAGAAGTTGATTTGGAAGAAGTAAAAGGAAAACTCCAGAAACATTTTGAAGTTCTTTTTGAAGCAGAATTGATAAAGCAAAAAACCGAGGTGTAA
- a CDS encoding RNA polymerase sigma factor produces MENIQAEITLEDLRKGSDELLRRVYESNRLKFLNYARRYNLSEEENIDVYQDAYVIFYDNVMSGKLESLTSSISTYLFSIGKYLIFDKMRKNKKVVTGDYDLSRVGETDEQVNTFEMERQTLTTEQELLKKHFGSLGDKCQELLTLFYYRGFTIQEIMETKNYNSENVVKSAKSRCMKTLKEKIQANTY; encoded by the coding sequence ATGGAAAATATACAGGCAGAAATAACGCTTGAAGATTTACGAAAGGGCTCGGACGAACTGCTTAGGCGGGTATACGAATCTAACCGCCTAAAATTTTTGAATTATGCTAGGCGCTATAATCTTTCGGAAGAAGAAAACATAGATGTGTATCAAGATGCTTACGTTATCTTTTATGATAACGTCATGAGCGGCAAGTTAGAAAGCCTAACCAGTAGTATTTCTACATATCTGTTTTCCATTGGTAAATATTTAATCTTTGATAAGATGCGGAAAAACAAAAAGGTGGTAACCGGTGATTATGATTTGTCTAGGGTAGGGGAAACCGATGAACAAGTGAATACATTTGAAATGGAACGGCAAACCTTAACTACAGAGCAAGAATTATTAAAAAAACACTTTGGCTCTTTAGGTGATAAATGCCAAGAGTTGTTAACATTGTTTTACTACCGTGGTTTTACTATTCAGGAAATAATGGAAACAAAAAATTATAATAGTGAGAACGTGGTTAAGTCTGCCAAATCACGTTGTATGAAAACTTTAAAAGAAAAAATCCAAGCAAATACCTACTAA
- a CDS encoding tetratricopeptide repeat protein produces the protein MMDKELLLYNYFSNQLTIEQQQQFDELLKSDMEFKEQFNFEKNLKQVIREKETDSLKSKLIGFEKDIEDTVPVRELPKRNYQKWAMAASIALLVGLGWLGYNNFSGTDYQELYNENFQEYPNTVYAITRGTETDSSLEREAYVAYETNDNTKAIQLFKELKETYDTQNLSFYLAQSYLKNNQLEEAIFLLNEVVESNGEFTPQGLWYVSLAYIKAEQKDNAVTSLNQLIKDGRYKKNEAEALLSELE, from the coding sequence ATGATGGATAAGGAACTTTTATTATATAATTATTTTTCAAATCAACTGACTATTGAGCAGCAACAACAGTTTGATGAGTTGCTCAAAAGCGATATGGAATTTAAAGAACAATTTAATTTTGAAAAAAACCTGAAGCAGGTTATTCGAGAAAAAGAAACCGATAGTTTAAAATCTAAATTAATCGGCTTTGAAAAAGATATTGAAGACACCGTTCCCGTTCGCGAGTTACCAAAAAGGAATTATCAAAAATGGGCAATGGCAGCTTCTATAGCTTTGTTGGTAGGTCTTGGCTGGTTGGGTTACAATAATTTTTCAGGTACGGATTATCAAGAATTGTACAATGAAAATTTTCAAGAATATCCCAACACGGTATATGCTATAACGCGTGGCACTGAGACGGATAGTTCTCTAGAACGCGAGGCATATGTAGCCTACGAAACGAACGACAATACAAAAGCGATTCAACTTTTTAAGGAATTAAAAGAGACCTATGACACTCAAAATCTTAGCTTCTATTTGGCGCAATCTTATTTGAAAAACAATCAGCTGGAAGAAGCTATCTTTTTACTAAATGAGGTCGTAGAAAGTAACGGGGAATTTACTCCGCAAGGGTTGTGGTATGTCTCGTTGGCATACATAAAGGCTGAACAGAAAGATAACGCTGTTACATCACTAAACCAGCTTATTAAAGATGGTCGTTATAAAAAGAATGAGGCAGAAGCTCTTTTGAGTGAACTAGAATAA